From Vicinamibacterales bacterium, a single genomic window includes:
- a CDS encoding acyltransferase, with product MALGAPWRWTLVPRAEIRLDQLDALRGLLAVYVLTGHARWLLWAGHAEWMRQPHDGWQVPLVYASGMFRFGREAVLIFFALSGFFIHAGAARRLSQGATLAFATSHFYQRRAHRLVAPYLFALLATVACDAIGMTWFPRLYAAATGDPLLDVTFAHSGYTAASIGPALLLLPSSLGQNFGSNGPLWSLAYEVVYYAWYPLWLWARQRSALAAYVVVPAAFTIVSMVVAVPFVASVLVWYPAWLVGAALAEHVTSPRPYRVSPAVAVVVFWIALLAYIAVPSIYVKILSATVFAAAAVYTFAVAQVDRRHPGLVLFEYLGLRSFTIYIVHFPFLALLGAAVIQLTGTRPLAGWLAVGGAASAVAFGCLCFAVCERHFLHRRVAGPHLAAAS from the coding sequence ATGGCGCTAGGGGCGCCGTGGCGCTGGACGCTGGTGCCGCGAGCGGAGATTCGCCTCGATCAGCTCGATGCGTTGCGGGGCCTGCTCGCCGTCTACGTCCTTACGGGGCACGCGCGGTGGCTGCTGTGGGCCGGCCATGCGGAATGGATGCGCCAGCCTCACGACGGCTGGCAGGTGCCGCTGGTCTACGCGTCGGGGATGTTCCGGTTCGGCCGCGAGGCCGTGCTGATCTTCTTTGCGCTCAGCGGCTTCTTCATCCACGCTGGCGCTGCCCGCCGGCTCTCGCAGGGCGCCACCCTGGCGTTCGCCACGTCACACTTCTACCAGCGGCGCGCGCACCGGCTGGTCGCCCCGTACCTCTTCGCGCTGCTGGCCACGGTCGCCTGCGATGCCATCGGCATGACGTGGTTTCCGCGGCTCTACGCGGCGGCGACCGGCGATCCGCTCCTGGACGTCACGTTCGCGCACAGCGGATACACGGCGGCCTCGATCGGGCCGGCGCTGCTGTTGCTGCCGTCGAGCCTGGGGCAGAACTTCGGGTCCAACGGCCCGCTCTGGTCGCTCGCCTATGAGGTGGTGTACTACGCGTGGTACCCGCTCTGGTTGTGGGCCAGGCAACGCAGCGCGCTCGCGGCCTACGTCGTCGTGCCGGCGGCGTTCACTATCGTGTCGATGGTGGTGGCCGTGCCGTTCGTGGCGAGCGTGCTGGTGTGGTACCCGGCGTGGCTCGTGGGCGCCGCGCTCGCGGAACATGTGACCTCGCCGCGGCCATACCGCGTGTCTCCGGCCGTGGCCGTCGTCGTGTTCTGGATCGCGCTGCTTGCCTACATCGCCGTGCCCTCCATCTACGTGAAGATCCTGTCGGCGACGGTGTTCGCCGCCGCTGCCGTCTACACGTTCGCGGTAGCCCAGGTTGACCGCCGGCACCCGGGTCTCGTCCTGTTCGAATATCTCGGCTTGCGATCGTTCACCATTTACATCGTGCATTTTCCGTTTCTCGCGCTGCTCGGCGCCGCCGTGATCCAGCTCACGGGCACCCGGCCGCTGGCGGGCTGGCTCGCGGTGGGCGGCGCCGCGTCCGCGGTCGCCTTCGGCTGCCTGTGCTTCGCCGTGTGCGAGCGGCACTTTCTGCATCGGCGGGTCGCGGGGCCGCATCTCGCGGCGGCGTCATGA
- a CDS encoding glycosyltransferase produces the protein MADPLSPSAGDLTVPITAIVTAFERVPQTLATLDRLRACRPAPAQVIVHVDGNRQQCAAAIRQADPSAEVIVSTGNVGPGGGRNRLVVAASHDIVASFDDDSYPVDPDYFARVQTVFNDFPDASIVTGHVYHTDEVVGADARTAEWLADFSGGGCAYRREHYLEAGGYVPLTTAYGMEEVDLALRLHARGRRVLRTPWLRVFHDTDRARHADPAVTAASVSNILLLTFLRYPLSLWGIGLLQCANRIQWLLRHGRRRGVWSGLVTAPAAALARRRQRQVLPARAVRSYLRLRRQHVAAAWR, from the coding sequence ATGGCGGATCCGCTGAGCCCGTCCGCCGGCGATCTCACCGTGCCAATCACGGCCATCGTGACGGCGTTCGAGCGCGTGCCCCAGACGCTCGCCACCCTTGACCGCCTGCGCGCCTGCCGGCCGGCTCCCGCGCAGGTGATCGTGCACGTGGACGGCAACCGGCAGCAGTGCGCGGCGGCCATCCGCCAGGCCGACCCGTCCGCCGAGGTCATTGTCAGCACCGGCAACGTCGGGCCCGGCGGCGGGCGCAATCGCCTGGTGGTCGCGGCCTCGCACGACATCGTCGCCAGCTTTGACGACGACTCCTACCCCGTGGATCCCGACTACTTCGCGCGCGTGCAGACAGTGTTCAACGACTTTCCAGATGCCTCGATCGTGACCGGCCACGTCTACCACACCGACGAAGTGGTTGGCGCCGACGCCCGCACGGCCGAGTGGCTCGCGGATTTTTCCGGCGGCGGCTGCGCCTATCGCCGGGAGCACTACCTCGAGGCCGGCGGCTACGTTCCGCTCACCACCGCCTATGGCATGGAAGAAGTGGACCTCGCGCTTCGGCTGCATGCGCGCGGCCGCCGCGTTTTGCGCACGCCCTGGCTGCGGGTGTTTCACGACACCGACCGCGCCCGCCACGCCGATCCGGCGGTGACCGCCGCGAGCGTGTCCAACATCCTGCTGCTGACGTTCCTCCGCTACCCCTTGAGCCTGTGGGGGATCGGGCTGCTGCAGTGCGCCAACCGGATTCAGTGGTTGTTGCGCCATGGCCGGCGCCGCGGTGTGTGGAGCGGCCTCGTCACGGCGCCGGCGGCGGCGTTGGCACGGCGCCGGCAGCGGCAGGTGCTGCCGGCCCGGGCGGTCCGCTCGTACCTGCGCCTTCGCCGGCAACATGTGGCGGCGGCATGGCGCTAG
- a CDS encoding FkbM family methyltransferase, with protein sequence MNVSHALAVLRAHPRPARLAAARVLAWSGLSRFLTIPLEGYRLRFYPTNTSANLWINAGERVHGLDLFRDYCRPGETAVDVGANIGEVSLLLSRGVGPSGRVYAFEPHPRIYGYLRGNLALNGRANVDARNLAIGAAAGTARMSDGKLDDMNRVDEAGTLPVRCSTLDLEIPATGAIALLKIDVEGSELLVLKGGPGTIARAACINCEMGEAHYRRYGYGMSDVIAYLRARGFETFVAAPARVLRPVDASFAEDGGYELIAVRDVDDFVARTGWRIR encoded by the coding sequence ATGAACGTGTCCCACGCACTTGCGGTTCTGCGCGCCCACCCGCGTCCGGCGCGGTTGGCGGCGGCGCGCGTGCTCGCCTGGTCAGGGCTGTCGCGCTTCCTGACCATTCCCCTGGAGGGCTACCGCCTTCGCTTCTACCCGACCAACACCTCCGCCAACCTGTGGATCAACGCCGGCGAGCGCGTGCACGGGCTGGACCTGTTCCGGGACTACTGCCGGCCCGGCGAGACGGCGGTGGACGTCGGCGCCAACATCGGCGAGGTCAGCCTGCTGCTCAGCCGCGGCGTCGGGCCGTCGGGCCGGGTCTACGCGTTCGAGCCGCACCCGCGCATCTACGGGTACCTGCGCGGCAACCTGGCGCTGAACGGCCGCGCCAACGTCGACGCGCGCAACCTCGCCATCGGCGCCGCCGCGGGAACGGCGCGGATGTCGGACGGCAAGCTCGACGACATGAACCGGGTCGATGAGGCGGGCACGCTGCCGGTGCGGTGTTCGACGCTCGACCTCGAGATCCCGGCCACCGGCGCCATCGCCTTGCTGAAGATCGACGTCGAGGGCAGCGAGCTGCTCGTCCTGAAGGGCGGGCCCGGCACCATCGCGCGGGCCGCGTGCATCAACTGCGAGATGGGCGAGGCGCACTATCGGCGCTACGGCTACGGCATGTCGGACGTGATCGCCTACCTGCGCGCGCGCGGATTCGAGACCTTCGTGGCGGCGCCGGCGCGGGTGCTGCGGCCGGTTGACGCCTCGTTTGCGGAGGACGGCGGCTACGAACTGATCGCCGTGCGCGACGTGGACGACTTCGTGGCGCGCACCGGATGGCGGATCCGCTGA
- the wecB gene encoding UDP-N-acetylglucosamine 2-epimerase (non-hydrolyzing), whose amino-acid sequence MKILTILGTRPEIIRLSEVIRLLDRRAEHVLVHTGQNYDASLSDQFFAELEVRAPDEHMGIREAGIGAQIGRILEHSEALFRRHRPDRLLILGDTNSGLSALIARRLGIPVYHMEAGNRCFDDRVPEEVNRRVIDHSSSVLMPYTEGSRRNLLAEGILASRIVVTGNPIKEVMDRHAGRIAASAVLETLGLETGRYFLVTAHRAENVDNESRLRSLVTALTELHARHRMPVVCSTHPRTRARLEAFGITAAAGLRFAPPFGFCDFVKLETAAFCVLSDSGTVQEEACILGVPNVTIRDVTERPETVECGSNILAGVAPAAILSAVAAATAVAPSWTPPREYLQANVADTVCRIVLGDRVPDLAEIEWRNGARL is encoded by the coding sequence ATGAAGATCCTGACCATTCTCGGCACCCGGCCCGAGATCATCCGGCTGAGCGAGGTCATCCGCCTGCTGGATCGCCGCGCCGAGCACGTGCTCGTGCACACCGGGCAGAACTACGACGCCAGCTTGAGCGATCAGTTCTTTGCCGAGCTCGAGGTGCGGGCGCCAGACGAGCACATGGGCATCCGCGAAGCCGGCATCGGCGCGCAGATCGGCCGCATCCTGGAGCACTCGGAAGCGTTGTTCCGCCGCCATCGCCCGGACCGGCTGCTGATCCTCGGTGACACCAACAGCGGCTTGTCGGCCCTGATCGCGCGGCGGCTCGGCATTCCCGTCTATCACATGGAGGCGGGCAACCGCTGCTTCGACGACCGCGTCCCGGAGGAAGTCAACCGGCGCGTGATCGATCACAGCAGCTCGGTGCTGATGCCGTACACCGAAGGCAGCCGCCGGAACCTGCTCGCCGAGGGCATCCTGGCCTCGCGCATCGTCGTCACCGGCAACCCGATCAAGGAAGTGATGGATCGCCATGCCGGCCGCATTGCCGCGAGCGCGGTGCTCGAGACCCTGGGCCTCGAGACCGGCCGCTACTTCCTGGTGACGGCGCATCGCGCCGAGAACGTGGACAACGAATCGCGCCTGCGCAGCCTGGTGACGGCGCTCACCGAGTTGCACGCCCGCCACCGGATGCCGGTGGTGTGTTCGACGCACCCGCGCACCAGGGCGCGCCTCGAGGCCTTTGGCATCACTGCCGCCGCGGGCCTGCGCTTCGCGCCGCCGTTCGGCTTCTGCGATTTCGTGAAGTTGGAGACGGCGGCCTTCTGCGTGCTGTCTGACAGCGGCACCGTGCAGGAAGAGGCCTGCATCCTGGGCGTGCCGAACGTCACCATTCGCGACGTCACCGAGCGTCCTGAGACGGTGGAGTGCGGATCGAACATCCTGGCCGGCGTCGCGCCGGCGGCCATCCTGTCGGCGGTCGCCGCGGCCACCGCCGTGGCGCCGTCGTGGACGCCGCCGCGCGAGTACCTGCAGGCCAACGTCGCCGACACGGTGTGCCGCATCGTGCTGGGCGACCGCGTTCCCGATCTTGCCGAAATCGAGTGGCGCAATGGCGCGCGGCTGTAG
- a CDS encoding polysaccharide biosynthesis protein, giving the protein MTDNQKPLEGQHVLITGGTGSLGQVLTRRVLGGEMGRPSRVVIFSRDEAKQHFMRLAHQNLRSATDEVIYRNSQDLLQFQIGDVRDRWSLASVLRDATVVINAAALKQVPTCEYFPTEAVRTNVLGPENIISIIETQKLPVQTVVGVSTDKACKPVNVMGMTKAIQERVFIQGNMRCPGTRIVCVRYGNVLASRGSVIPLFHDQIRRGGPVTITTPHMTRFLLSLDDAVDTVFAAIREGEAGDTYIPRAPSAKMTDLAKVLIGDRQIETRVTGIRPGEKTHEILISEEEAFRVKDRGKWYAIGSLLPEVGASASTQAALDKEFSSQDHVLSERDLAAMLIKYRLMVDDATDDGELLR; this is encoded by the coding sequence ATGACTGACAACCAGAAACCCCTCGAAGGCCAGCACGTCCTGATCACCGGCGGCACCGGCTCCCTCGGCCAGGTGCTGACGCGGCGCGTCCTTGGCGGCGAAATGGGACGGCCCTCCCGCGTGGTGATCTTTTCCCGCGATGAAGCCAAGCAGCACTTCATGCGGCTGGCGCACCAGAACCTCCGGTCGGCGACCGACGAGGTGATCTATCGCAACTCGCAGGACCTGCTGCAGTTCCAGATTGGCGATGTTCGCGATCGCTGGAGCCTGGCCTCGGTGCTGCGCGACGCGACGGTGGTCATCAACGCGGCGGCGTTGAAGCAGGTGCCGACCTGCGAGTACTTCCCGACCGAGGCCGTCCGCACCAACGTGCTGGGCCCCGAGAACATCATCTCGATCATCGAGACCCAGAAGCTGCCGGTCCAGACCGTGGTCGGCGTCTCCACCGACAAGGCGTGCAAGCCCGTCAACGTGATGGGGATGACCAAGGCGATCCAGGAACGGGTGTTCATCCAGGGCAACATGCGGTGCCCGGGCACGCGGATTGTCTGCGTCCGCTACGGCAACGTGCTGGCGTCGCGGGGGTCGGTGATCCCGCTGTTTCACGACCAGATCCGGCGCGGCGGGCCGGTCACCATCACCACACCGCACATGACCCGCTTCCTGCTGAGCCTCGACGATGCCGTGGACACTGTCTTTGCGGCCATCCGCGAAGGCGAGGCCGGCGACACCTATATTCCCCGCGCCCCGTCGGCCAAGATGACGGACCTTGCCAAGGTCCTGATCGGCGATCGCCAAATCGAAACGCGGGTCACCGGCATTCGCCCGGGTGAGAAGACGCACGAGATCCTGATCAGCGAGGAAGAGGCGTTTCGCGTGAAGGACCGCGGCAAGTGGTACGCGATCGGCTCGTTGTTGCCGGAGGTCGGCGCCAGCGCGTCGACGCAGGCCGCCCTCGACAAGGAGTTCAGCTCGCAGGACCACGTGCTGAGCGAACGCGACCTTGCCGCCATGCTGATCAAGTACCGGCTGATGGTGGACGACGCCACCGACGACGGCGAGCTGCTGCGATGA
- a CDS encoding SDR family oxidoreductase codes for MDVIILGGAGMLGHKVFQLLHGRFDRVSCTIRAPRESRLARLPLFAGRDVSWGVDARDWPALAALLRARRPDVVVNALGVIKQRAAGKDPITSIQVNALLPHQLAALVHEWGGRLIHISSDCVFSGNGSYYRETDPADADDLYGRSKMLGEVTEHPWAVTLRTSMIGRELTTHQSLLDWFLAQNHGEVTGYQRVIYAGSTTVELAGVIANLIATHPGLHGLYHVASPAISKHDLLHLIAAAYRMDVRIRPSADPVSDRSLNGDAFRAATGYVSPAWPRLVADLAADPTPYAEWLRLLEHD; via the coding sequence ATGGACGTAATCATCCTCGGCGGCGCCGGCATGTTGGGACACAAGGTGTTCCAATTGCTGCACGGCCGGTTCGACCGCGTCTCGTGCACGATCCGCGCGCCGCGCGAGTCGCGGCTGGCGCGGCTGCCGCTGTTTGCCGGCCGTGACGTCAGCTGGGGCGTGGACGCGCGCGACTGGCCGGCGCTCGCCGCGTTGCTGCGGGCGCGGCGGCCCGATGTCGTGGTCAATGCGCTGGGGGTCATCAAGCAGCGCGCCGCCGGCAAGGACCCGATCACCTCGATCCAGGTCAACGCGTTGCTGCCGCACCAGCTGGCGGCGCTGGTGCACGAGTGGGGCGGCCGGCTGATCCACATCAGCTCCGACTGCGTGTTCAGCGGAAACGGCAGCTACTATCGCGAGACCGATCCCGCCGATGCCGACGATCTCTACGGGCGATCGAAGATGCTGGGCGAGGTAACCGAGCATCCCTGGGCCGTGACGCTGCGGACGTCGATGATTGGCCGCGAGCTGACCACCCACCAGTCCCTGCTCGACTGGTTCCTGGCGCAGAATCACGGCGAGGTCACCGGCTACCAGCGGGTGATCTACGCGGGCTCGACGACCGTCGAACTCGCCGGGGTGATTGCCAACCTGATCGCCACGCACCCCGGGCTGCACGGGCTCTATCACGTGGCCAGTCCGGCGATCAGCAAGCACGACCTCCTCCACCTGATCGCGGCGGCCTACCGGATGGACGTCCGCATTAGGCCGTCGGCCGATCCGGTGAGCGACCGTTCGTTGAATGGCGACGCGTTCCGGGCGGCCACCGGTTACGTCAGCCCGGCCTGGCCGCGGTTGGTCGCCGACCTTGCCGCCGATCCCACCCCCTATGCAGAATGGCTGCGGCTGCTTGAACATGACTGA
- a CDS encoding glycosyltransferase — translation MSTRTGRLLVLGDYPVRYGNGIGETLGNLLATFPEDRLFQAYPSHLPPSAGTVRGHSVPFDMPRRPAWVPGWANAAYYPLLKLRQSLAEQALVSRAAAAIEQHQIEAVLTYPVTPWVLFAAVRLRRRFPRVRFVFYVMDDWEGHHTCFGLPFTAARRRALHDIVVGANARFACSHLMRHDYEQRFGNAWQVLHKGVPPRPAATPMRPLGNAWRILYAGGMNVFRADAVLAFVEGLRLFRQRTAMDATLTLLGAANDKHALPELQPYDFVHVEPWVDNAACQQRLEDADLLYLPLSLLPRLDRIANLAMPTKISEYLAANRPVIFHVPATSEVQRLAAEAALPLTINSGSPQDVCDLLTRLHRDGLDLATYQARAQALLASEFDERVLQARLLDGCFAR, via the coding sequence GTGAGCACGCGGACCGGCCGGCTCCTTGTGCTCGGCGACTATCCCGTCAGGTATGGGAATGGAATTGGGGAGACGCTCGGCAACCTACTCGCCACCTTCCCCGAGGATCGGCTCTTCCAGGCCTACCCGTCGCACCTGCCGCCTTCGGCCGGCACAGTCCGCGGACATTCGGTCCCATTCGACATGCCGCGGCGCCCGGCGTGGGTGCCTGGTTGGGCCAACGCGGCTTACTACCCGCTGCTGAAACTTCGCCAGTCGCTCGCGGAACAGGCGCTGGTGTCTCGCGCGGCGGCGGCGATCGAACAGCACCAGATTGAGGCCGTGCTGACCTATCCGGTGACGCCCTGGGTGCTGTTTGCGGCGGTGCGGCTGCGACGGCGATTCCCGCGCGTGCGCTTCGTGTTCTACGTGATGGACGACTGGGAAGGGCACCACACCTGTTTCGGGCTGCCCTTTACCGCGGCGCGCCGGCGCGCCTTGCACGACATCGTCGTCGGCGCCAACGCGCGCTTCGCGTGTTCGCATCTCATGCGGCACGACTACGAGCAGCGGTTTGGCAATGCTTGGCAGGTACTACACAAGGGCGTGCCCCCCCGGCCGGCGGCGACGCCCATGCGGCCGCTCGGCAACGCCTGGCGCATTCTCTATGCCGGTGGCATGAACGTGTTTCGCGCGGATGCGGTGCTGGCGTTTGTCGAGGGACTGCGCCTGTTCCGCCAGCGGACTGCGATGGATGCCACGCTCACCCTGCTGGGGGCCGCCAACGACAAGCACGCACTGCCCGAGTTGCAGCCGTACGACTTCGTCCACGTGGAGCCGTGGGTCGACAACGCGGCCTGTCAGCAGCGGCTGGAAGACGCCGACTTGCTCTACCTGCCGCTCTCCCTGCTCCCACGACTCGATCGGATTGCGAACCTCGCCATGCCGACGAAGATCAGCGAGTACTTGGCGGCCAATCGTCCCGTCATTTTCCATGTGCCGGCGACCTCCGAGGTGCAGCGGCTGGCGGCGGAGGCGGCGTTGCCGCTCACCATCAACAGCGGTTCGCCGCAGGATGTCTGCGACTTATTGACGCGCCTGCACCGGGACGGCCTGGACCTCGCCACTTACCAGGCGCGCGCCCAGGCGTTGTTGGCGAGCGAGTTTGACGAACGCGTGCTGCAGGCGCGCTTGCTGGATGGCTGCTTTGCCCGGTAG
- a CDS encoding glycosyltransferase, producing the protein MTSPPAREISGIIPTVGRADMLRLCLESVTRQTVPVAEVIVVHCGADAETRAVTGDPRWGAAGVEVRYFPFAEKNAAAQRNFAIQQARHDNLLLLDDDVELAPAWAESLFAPIWGDRTVGATMGRLVNQPLAPPTALWRVYRRLVASGRVAFEPGRLVGAALPNGFPITVERPMPSEWLGGGVSAIRRAAFVSVGGFAPYFSGSSPGEDLDLGYRLSRHWRVLFVPAARCVHHEDPRGRSHSRDYQFQSMRARYAIVMRAFGASRVGALAHVMLWMIFQAISEVASLRKGWSPSLPSAWWGRLRGVGSCLTWVPPANRNEPALFPGSGA; encoded by the coding sequence ATGACGTCACCGCCGGCACGCGAGATCTCGGGCATCATCCCGACCGTCGGCCGGGCCGACATGCTGCGCTTGTGCCTCGAAAGCGTAACGCGGCAAACCGTGCCGGTCGCCGAGGTCATCGTCGTGCACTGCGGTGCCGACGCCGAGACACGAGCCGTCACCGGCGATCCGCGCTGGGGCGCCGCCGGCGTCGAGGTCCGGTATTTTCCCTTTGCGGAGAAGAATGCCGCGGCGCAGCGCAACTTCGCCATCCAGCAAGCGAGGCACGACAACCTGTTGCTGCTCGACGACGACGTGGAACTGGCGCCGGCGTGGGCGGAATCGTTGTTCGCGCCGATCTGGGGCGACCGGACCGTCGGCGCCACGATGGGCCGGCTCGTCAATCAACCGCTGGCGCCGCCCACGGCCTTGTGGCGCGTCTACCGGCGCCTGGTGGCCAGCGGACGCGTGGCCTTCGAGCCGGGGCGCCTGGTTGGAGCGGCCTTGCCCAATGGGTTTCCGATCACGGTCGAGCGGCCGATGCCGTCCGAATGGCTCGGCGGCGGCGTCTCGGCGATCCGGCGCGCGGCGTTCGTGTCGGTGGGCGGCTTCGCGCCGTACTTCAGCGGCAGCTCGCCGGGCGAGGATCTCGATCTGGGCTATCGCCTGAGCCGGCACTGGCGGGTCTTGTTCGTGCCCGCAGCGCGGTGCGTGCATCATGAGGATCCGCGAGGCCGCAGCCACTCGCGCGATTACCAGTTCCAGTCCATGCGTGCGCGCTATGCCATCGTCATGCGCGCGTTCGGTGCCTCCCGTGTCGGCGCGCTGGCTCACGTGATGCTGTGGATGATTTTCCAGGCGATCAGTGAGGTGGCCTCGCTGCGCAAGGGTTGGAGCCCGTCGCTTCCCTCGGCGTGGTGGGGCCGCCTGCGCGGCGTCGGGTCGTGCCTTACCTGGGTGCCGCCGGCCAACCGCAACGAGCCGGCGCTTTTTCCCGGGTCGGGCGCGTGA
- a CDS encoding glycosyltransferase yields MLVSILIPCYNAERWIAQAVESALAQTWADKEVIVVDDGSTDGSADIVRGFGDAVVFEAAPHLGGNHARNRLLSRARGQWLQYLDADDYLLPDKIGNQVGFLASHQDADVVYGPVAVEYADGRAEGLEVLRIPEPRDLWVLLALWYLPQTGAPLWRKQAIVDVGGWDERQRVCQEHDLYLRLLIAGKRFAYCEANGAVWRVWGASSVSTGNRPEVRKRRLEIEQAAEEFLCARGRLTTARHAAINQARFGMARVAWREDDREGAHQALAALRRSAPGFQPTSEPLLYRLMWKCVGFSVTETMAGWRRTLVSRPGEAR; encoded by the coding sequence ATGCTCGTCTCGATCCTCATTCCTTGCTACAACGCCGAGCGCTGGATCGCCCAGGCCGTCGAGAGCGCGCTGGCGCAAACGTGGGCCGACAAGGAAGTCATTGTCGTCGACGATGGTTCCACTGATGGCAGCGCCGACATCGTCCGGGGATTCGGTGATGCGGTGGTGTTCGAGGCGGCTCCGCATCTCGGCGGCAATCATGCGCGCAACCGCCTGCTGTCACGGGCTCGGGGACAGTGGCTGCAATACCTCGACGCGGACGACTACCTGCTGCCAGACAAGATTGGGAACCAAGTTGGGTTCCTGGCATCGCACCAGGACGCGGACGTCGTCTACGGCCCGGTTGCGGTCGAATATGCTGACGGCCGCGCGGAAGGCCTCGAAGTGTTGCGCATTCCAGAGCCGCGCGACCTCTGGGTGCTGCTCGCGCTCTGGTATTTGCCGCAGACGGGCGCGCCGCTCTGGCGCAAGCAGGCGATTGTCGACGTTGGAGGGTGGGACGAGCGGCAGCGCGTGTGCCAGGAGCACGATCTCTACCTGCGGCTGTTGATCGCCGGCAAGCGGTTCGCGTACTGCGAGGCAAACGGGGCGGTGTGGCGCGTGTGGGGCGCGTCCAGCGTCAGCACCGGCAACCGGCCCGAAGTGCGCAAACGGCGCCTGGAGATCGAGCAGGCGGCCGAAGAGTTCCTGTGCGCTCGTGGACGGCTCACGACGGCGCGACACGCCGCGATCAACCAAGCCCGTTTCGGCATGGCCCGCGTGGCCTGGCGCGAAGATGATCGCGAGGGCGCGCACCAGGCACTGGCGGCGCTGCGCCGCTCGGCGCCGGGATTCCAGCCCACCTCGGAGCCGCTGCTGTATCGCCTGATGTGGAAGTGTGTCGGATTCTCCGTGACGGAAACGATGGCCGGCTGGCGGCGCACCCTGGTCTCGAGGCCCGGTGAAGCGCGATGA
- a CDS encoding Gfo/Idh/MocA family oxidoreductase encodes MNVAIVGCGYVAEFYGRTLSNYPHLTLVGAYDNNPNHLRAFVARWPGRAYASLADVLQDASVELVINLTNPRAHFEINRACLEAGKHVYSEKPLAMTTADATALVDLAAARQRYLGSAPCSVLSETAQTLWKAVRDGAIGQVRVVYANFDDGMIAPRMAPWQWKNDSGVPWPAKDEFEVGCTFEHAGYVLTWLAAMLGPALRMQAFASCLIPDKGIAVDGMAPDFTVGGIEYANGVAARVTCGLVAPRDKSITVVGDAGVLFVGNVRDDGGPVMLRPSAMGPWQSRLAGRARSLHRWLEARVPVPGADVLFSRRLPLVRPVAGRMSAPGKPVDFCRGPAELADAAGEQRASRLDGALGAHIVEIVERLQYPERFAGSERLTTTFAPIAPMPWAC; translated from the coding sequence ATGAACGTCGCGATTGTCGGCTGCGGCTACGTGGCGGAGTTCTACGGCCGGACGTTGTCGAACTATCCGCACCTGACGCTGGTGGGCGCCTACGATAACAACCCCAATCACTTGCGCGCCTTCGTGGCGCGCTGGCCGGGCCGGGCCTACGCGAGCCTGGCCGACGTGCTGCAGGACGCCAGCGTCGAACTGGTCATCAACCTGACCAACCCACGGGCGCACTTCGAGATCAACCGGGCCTGCCTCGAGGCCGGCAAGCACGTTTACTCGGAGAAGCCGTTGGCGATGACCACCGCCGACGCCACCGCGCTGGTCGATCTGGCCGCCGCGCGCCAGCGCTACCTCGGTTCGGCGCCGTGCAGCGTGCTCAGCGAGACGGCGCAGACGCTGTGGAAGGCGGTCCGCGACGGCGCCATCGGCCAGGTGCGGGTGGTCTACGCCAACTTCGATGACGGGATGATTGCCCCTCGCATGGCGCCGTGGCAGTGGAAGAACGACAGCGGCGTGCCCTGGCCGGCGAAAGACGAGTTCGAGGTCGGCTGCACGTTCGAACATGCCGGGTACGTGCTGACCTGGCTGGCCGCGATGCTCGGTCCGGCGCTGCGCATGCAGGCCTTCGCCTCGTGCCTGATCCCCGACAAGGGCATTGCCGTGGATGGCATGGCGCCCGACTTCACCGTCGGCGGCATCGAGTATGCGAATGGCGTCGCGGCCCGCGTGACGTGCGGCCTGGTCGCCCCGCGCGACAAGTCGATCACGGTCGTGGGCGATGCCGGCGTGCTGTTTGTCGGCAATGTTCGCGATGATGGCGGCCCGGTCATGTTGCGGCCGTCAGCAATGGGGCCCTGGCAGTCCAGGCTGGCAGGGCGCGCGCGTTCGCTGCACCGCTGGCTCGAGGCCCGCGTGCCGGTGCCCGGCGCGGACGTGCTGTTTTCGCGCCGGCTGCCGCTGGTGCGGCCGGTCGCCGGCCGGATGTCGGCGCCTGGCAAGCCGGTGGACTTCTGTCGCGGTCCCGCGGAACTCGCCGACGCCGCGGGCGAGCAGCGCGCCTCGCGTCTCGACGGAGCGCTCGGCGCCCACATCGTCGAGATCGTGGAGCGGCTGCAATACCCCGAGCGGTTCGCCGGCAGCGAGCGCCTGACCACGACCTTCGCCCCAATCGCGCCGATGCCCTGGGCTTGCTGA